CTCAGTCTTTCGCTCTGTCTTGATATCGGCCTCGCCAATATCGCGATGATAACGCTGGCGATGCAGCGCGGTTATTTTCATGGTTTCTGTCTGGGCGTCGGCACCTGCGTGGGCGATTTAATCTACGCGCTTCTGGCGATGGCGGGAATGGCGATACTGCTTCAGTATGAAGCCGTACGCTGGATCCTGTGGCTTGGGGGTGGCGCGATGCTTATCTGGTTTGCGGTCAAAATGTTTATTGCCGCGTTCCAGAACAGGAGCGCGCTGAAGGAGAGTAAAACCCATCACTACCGTTCGCTGCTGCGCGAATTCGGGCGCGGGATCCTGCTCGCGCTCTCCTCTCCGACCGCTATTTTGTGGTTCGCCACCGTGGGCGGCGCGCTAATTTCCCGCATGGGGCAGCACAGCCTGACGGCCTCAGCCTCTTTTTTAGGCGGTTTTTTTATTGCGGGCCTGTTCTGGACCTGCATGGTATGTCTGGTTGGCAGCGTCGGCGGCAAACTGCCTGGGCATCGACTGCTTAAATATTCTTACATCGCCTCGGCGGGGATATTTACCTGCTTCGCTCTTTACGTGATCGTATCAGGATATCGAGAATTTATACTGACCTGAGCCGACCTGCGAAGCATAGTGATGGGGCGTGGTTCCCATCACCTTTCGGAAAGCGTTAATAAAATGACTCTGGTCGTAAAACCCGAGCATAATAGCCGCATCAATGGGATGAACATCTCTGCGCAATAGCTCCCGGGCCTGGTTCAGACGCAGCTGCATATGATATTGCAGAGGCGGCAAGCCCGTATGGTGGGTGAAACAGCGAACAAGATGATATTTACTCAGCCCTGCTATTTGCGCCAGCTTCTCCAGCTGTGGCTTGACGCTGAGATGCTCGCGTAAATAGTCAATAACCACGCCAACCCGCTGCGCATCGCTACCCTGCGGGCTGTCGGGCGTTTCCAGCAGCT
Above is a genomic segment from Pantoea agglomerans containing:
- a CDS encoding LysE family translocator — encoded protein: MIPFSNGFFLSLSLCLDIGLANIAMITLAMQRGYFHGFCLGVGTCVGDLIYALLAMAGMAILLQYEAVRWILWLGGGAMLIWFAVKMFIAAFQNRSALKESKTHHYRSLLREFGRGILLALSSPTAILWFATVGGALISRMGQHSLTASASFLGGFFIAGLFWTCMVCLVGSVGGKLPGHRLLKYSYIASAGIFTCFALYVIVSGYREFILT